From the Halobacterium zhouii genome, the window TCGTCGGGCCACGTCGTTCTCGTGCAGGACGTCCTGCGCATGCTCGAACCAGAGGTTGTCCGATACTTCTTCAGCAAGGACCCGAAGAAGGCGCGGGACTTCTCCATCGAGCGCCTCGACCAGTTGGTCGACGAGTTCGACCGCTTCGAAGCCACCTACTTCGGGGAGGTCGACGTCACCGAGGACGAACGCGAACTCGCCGAGCGCGCCTACCCGCTCGTCGTCGACGACCCACGGGAGGAGCGCATCCGCATCCCGTTCACGTTCGCGGCGGTGCTCGGCATGACCGACGACCCCGACCTCCGCGAGCAAATCGCTCGCAAGGAGGGGCACATCCCCGACGACGCCCCCGACTGGGCCGTCGAGCAGGCACTGGCGCGCGTCGAACTCGCCCGCGAGTGGGCGCGCCGCACGGACAACGAGTTCAACTACGACCTGAAGCGCACCGAGCTGCCCGCCCACGACTTCGACCCTGCGACCGAGGACGCCCTCGACGCGCTCGCCGACTTCATCGAGCGCGAATCCCCGGACGGTGACGAACTCCAGGGAGAGATCTACGAGAGCGCCAAGCGCGCGGACCTCGACGTCGGCGAGTTCTTCTCGGCGGGCTACCGCCTCTTCTTCGACGAGGACCAGGGCCCGCAACTTGGCCCATTCCTCGCGAAACTCGACCGTGACTTCGTGATTGCCCGGCTACGGCGAGAACGATAACCCGCTGTTTCTGCCATCGACACCGGCCACCACCGGAAGGACTGAAAGGGGCCGTGGGCGGCGCGTAGCGCCGCCGAACTCGCGGACGGTGTAACCATCCGCACTGCTCGCGGGCGAAGCCCGTGTTCGCTCGACAGCAGGGCTCCCGCGAGTGAACGGAGTGAGCGAATGGGATGCTGTCCTCAGAACGTGGAGCGTTCTGATGGATTGCACGAGAGCTTCGCTCTCGTGAATGTCGAGCAGACGCGAGCGCGCCGGGGCTTTCTAAATGCAGTCGGTGAAGTAGAAACCACCAGAAGCGCATCCACCTCCTAGCAACCCCAACGGCTTTTGCCGGACGAGCACTGATATCCGGTACTGATGGATATCTGGATGGTGTTGCTGGTCGCGCTTGGTGTCTACTGGGCGGGCGTGGCGTTCGCCCGCGCTCGCGGCTGGCTGCCGTCGTTTGTCTCTACGACCGGGCCGGTGTTGACCCTCCACACGAAGCGCGGGAAGGCGCTGTTGAACTGGCTGGCGACGCCGAAGCGCGCGTGGCGTGCGTGGGGGAACTTCGGGCTGGGCGTCGCGCTCGTGGTGCTCGTCGGCACGGTGTTCGTGCTCCTGATGAGCGCGACGTTGACCCTCGCGAACCCGCCGGAACCTTCGGCTGTCACGCAGCCGCGGAACGCGCTCGTGATCCCTGGCGTGAACGACTTCCTGCCGCTGTCGGTCGCGCCCGAAATCGTCGCCGGCCTGTTCGTCGGGATGGTCGTCCACGAGTTCGGGCACGGCATCATGTCCCGCGTAGAGGACATCGAGGTGGCGTCGATGGGCGCGGTGTTCCTCGCGGTGTTGCCGATCGGGGCGTTCGTCGAACCCGACGAGGAGAGCCAGGAGAACGCCGACCGCGGGTCGAAGGCGCGGATGTTCGCGGCGGGCGTGACGAACAACTTCCTCGTCGTCGTGCTCGCGTTCGGCCTGCTGTTCGGGCCGGTCGCGGGCGCGCTCGCGGTCGCCGACGGCGGCCTCGTCGGCGACGTGTACAGTGATTCGGCGGCCGCCCAGGCGGGCATCGAGGGTGGCGACCGCGTCGTCGCCGTCGGCGGCGAGCAGGTCGCGAACAACACCGAGTTCCGGAACGCGCTCCGCGCCGCGGACGAGCGCGCCGTGTCGGTAACGCTCGCCGGCGGCGAGCAGATGACGGTGGACCGCCACCTGCTCGTGACGGGCGTCGCCGCGAACTCCCCGCTCGCCGCGCTCGCGCCCGAGAACGACGACGGGGCCGTGCGACTGGCGACAGTGAACGGCACCCCTGTGTACACGCAATCGGGCCTCCAAAACGCAGTGGAGAACCGGACGACAGCGACGTTCACGACGCAGAACGGCACGACCGTAACCGCGCCCGCTGGCGCGTTCGTCACCGTCATTCCGGGCGCTCCGGCAGCAGCAAGCGGTCTGCCGGCGGGCGGTAACGCCATCGTCGTCTCGTTCGGCGGTGAGCGCGTGGCCAGCGGCGACGCCTTCCGGGACGCCCTGGACGAGTACGACCCCGGCGCCACCGTGGAGTTCGTGGCGTACGTGAACGGGACGCGGGACACCTACGAGATGACGCTCGGCGAGCAGGACGACGGGTCGAGTTACTTCGGCGGTCTCATCGCGGACGGCGTCTCCGGCGTCGAAGCCACCGGGTTCGGCGCGCAACTCTACCCCGCCGACCGGTTCCTCTCGCTCGTCTCCGGTGACGTCAGCGGGTCGGCGTACCTCGCCGCGCTGTTCGGCACGGGCGCCGGAGTGCTCGTCGGCTTCCTGCAGGGCGTCTTCGGCGCGCTCTACCTGCCGTTCATCGCGATCGTGGACCCGACGCTAGCGTTCAACTTCGCTGGCATCGCCGGCACGAACGCCGGGTTCTACGCCGTCGAGGGACCGCTGTCCGTGCTCCCCTCGAGCGTCGTGTTCGTGGTCGCGAATCTGCTGTTGTGGACGGGGTGGATCAATCTCAACCTCGGGTTCTTCAACTGCATCCCGGCGTTCCCGCTGGACGGCGGCCACCTCCTCCGGACGTGCGCGGAAGCCGTCACGTCACGACTGCCGTTCGGCGACCGACAGGCCGTGACGCGAGCCATCACGACGAGCGTCGGACTGTTGATGCTGACGAGTCTCGTCGTGATGCTGTTCGGCCCGCAACTGCTCAACTGAGGCTGTGAAGCACATCAGATACGAGTATCTGCAATCAACCCAGCCGGCAACTGTTCAGCAGGGTACACAGCCGATAGCGATTACAGCCCACATGGCCGGCACCCTGGCGGATTGAAAGGGCGAGACGGTCTCGCGCTTGCGTGGTCGCTCGCGACGTAAGCACCCGCAGGCCACGGAGTGGCCGAGGAGCACAGCGAGCGAGCGGCCGCGAGACCGTCGAAGGCTTTCAGTTTCAGTCATCCGTCGCGGAAACTGCACACCGAGCAGTACCGACTAAAACGCGGCCCGCGAACCAGTAGAAACCTACTCGATGTCCATCCGCTCTGCGAACTCCTCGGGCGTGTCGGGGATGCGCTCGAACTCCTCGTAGTAGTACTCGTGGTGGCGCACGACCTGCTCGACGATCCACGCCGAGAACGTCTCGTCGAATCGCCACCCCTCCTCGGGATTCTCCACCTCGAAGCGTTCGTCCGTTCCGAGCGCCGCGAAGACGTGGTAGAACCCGAGGATGACATCCGCGAAGTCGTGGCCCGTCTCACCCACCTCCGCGCGCTTCTCTGTGAGTTCCTCGCGGCCGTCGTCGGTGAGTTCGAAGTACTTCCGGTCGGGTTCGTCCTCGACCTCGATCCGCTCGGCCCAGCCGTTGTCCTCGAACTTGTACAGGATGGGGTAGACAGAGCCGTAGGACGGCTCCCAGTGGCCGCCGCTGATGGATTTGATCTCCTTGAGGATCTCGTAGCCGTACCGGGGCTTCTCCTCCAGAAGTTCGAGCACGAGGTAGGAGACGAGTCCCTTCGGTGGGCCGCTCTTTCGCATCTGCGCGAACGTTTCCGGGAGCGGCGGGAAAGCGTTTCGGTCGGGGCGAGCGGGCGGTTCCCGTCCAATACCCATTCAGGAAAACCCTTCTACGCGGACGCCAAACCCTCGCGCATGGTAGACGCCCCGCAGACCGAGGAGGGCTGGTTCGCGCTCCACGACTTCCGCACCGTCGACTGGGACGCGTGGCGGGACGCCCCGGAGCGCGACCGCGACGCCGCACTCGAGGAGGTCGAATCGTATCTCACACATCGCGAGGCGCTCGCGCAGGCCGACGAAGGGGACTCTGCCGTCTTCTCCATCACAGGCCACAAGGCCGACCTGTTGTTCGTGCACTTCCGCGAGACGCTCGACGAAGTCGACCGCATCGAGCGGCAGTTCGAGCAGACCGCGTTCGCGGGCTACACCGACCAGTCCCACTCCTACGTCTCCGTCACCGAAATTTCGGGATACACCTCTCCGGAGTACTTCGACGACCCGGAGAGCGTGGACGCCGGCCTCCGGAACTACATGGAGGGGAAACTCACGCCCGACATCCCCGAGGACACGTACGTCTCGTTCTACCCGATGAGCAAGCGCCGCCAACCAGAACAGAACTGGTACGACCTCGACTTCGAGGAGCGCGCAGACCTGATGGCTGGCCACGGCGAGGTCGGCAAGCAGTACGCCGGCAAGATCAAGCAGGTCATCGCTTCGAGTGTGGGTCTCGACGACTGGGAATGGGGCGTCACGCTGTTCGCGGACGACCTCACGGACATCAAGGACATCGTCTACGAGATGCGCTTCGACGAGGCGTCCTCGAAGTACGGCGAGTTCGGCGAGTTCTTCGTCGGCCGGCGCTTCCCGCCCGCCGACCTCCCGGCGTACATGGCCGGCGAGGAAGTGCCGACACCCGAGGACGAAGGCGGTCACCACGGTGAGGGCGGTCACCACCACGGCGATTCCGGGGGACACCACGGCGAGAGCGACGGCCACCACGGTGGCGACAGTGGTCACCACGACCACGGAAGCGGCGGCGACGAGAGCGAGGACGGCGACATCCGCGGCGATCTCGAAGACCTCGACATCTACGCCGGCCAGCCCCACGGCGAGGACGTCTACGCCACCGTGCTCTACTCCGAGGCCGACTCTGACGAACTGTTCGAGGAAGTCGACGGCCTCCGCGGGAACTTCGACCACTACGACACGCACGTCAAGACTGCGGTCTATCGGGGCCGCAAGACGGACCGCGCCGCTGTCGTCTCCATCTGGGACACCCAGAGCGCCGCCGACACCGCCGCCGGCTTCCTCGCCGAACTCCCCGAGGTCGTCTCCCGCGCCGGCGAGGAGTCCGGGTTCGGCACGATGGGGATGTTCTACGAGACCAAACCCGAACACACCGAGGACTTCGTCGAGAAGTTCGACACCGTCGCCGACGTGCTCGCGGACATGGACGGCCACCACGAGACCGACCTCATGGTGAACGTCGAAGACGAGAACGATATGTTCATCGCCAGCCAGTGGGCCTCCAAGGACGACGCGATGGCGTTCTTCCGCTCGGACGCCTTCAGCGATACTGTGGACTGGGGCCGCGACGTGCTCGCGGACCGGCCGCGCCACGTCTTCCTCCGGTAGGACCTTTTTACTTCGGCGGGTTTCCTCGCTCGCTACGGGAACCCGCCTCGCAAAAAGCTACGCTAAAAACGTCCCGCGCTCACTGTGTTCGCGCGGTGAAACGCCTCGCTCGGGTTCTTCGAACCGCTCGCTCGGCGTATGCTTCGAGTCGGAGTCTAATTACCGACTTGCAAGTGGTGTGTGAGTTCGATAACCGAGACTGAAACCCCGATTTCACCGCCCGGAAACTTTCCCACGGGGGCTACAGAAGACAGCAGTATGAAACGGCGCGAGTTCGTTGCGGCGGCGGGTGCGTCGACGGCGCTCGCGGGGTGTGCGTCATTACCGGCCCTGTCCGGGAGTCAAGACTGCGAGCGGACGGAAATCGTGGACACGGCCGAGTTGGGTCGCTTCGGCGGGTTCTCGATGACGGCGTCACCGGAGACTGTCGCCAAGGGAGAAGAGATCACCATCCGCATGGAGAACGCCACGGAAAGCGACCAGATAACTGGAAATCGGCATAAGTTCACAATTCACGAACAAGCGGACTCTGGCTGGCAATCTGTCTACGCCACCACAGAACACATGGGGTGGCCCGACATCGCCTTCGAGCATGAACCGAGAGAAGGCTTCACGTGGACTGTGACGGCGTCCAAGCCCGGGTTCTCGTCGGCGCCAAACAATCTCAATGCCTGCGCAACGGTCACTCCCGGCACCTACCGGTTCGTCTACTGGGGCGTCTCCAGCAATGATGAGAATACGTCGAACGAAGAGGCTGCCGACGGGGTCGGTGTCGAGTTCACCGTTGCAGAGTAGGTTATCACGAACAGGTTGCTCCGTCCGACAGTTCAGGTCACCCAAACATATTTTGTGGCTTGTTCCCACTTGAGCCGTAGATGCCCTCCACCGCACTCCACCTCGCAGTTCTCGCGTGTGTCCTGCTCGCGGGATGTAGTGGATTCGTGCCGTCCGCTACAGAGACGACACCACCGCCGAGTTCCACCGGAACGACACCGACGACGACGGAACTCTCGGAGAACGAGTGCCCGGCAGCGACCGACTACGAGCAAAAGTCGCTTCCGGAGAAACCCACAAACTTCTCGAAGGAAACCGCCGCCAAGTTCGCCGCGGCGTACGAAAAAGCGTTCGTATGGAACGAGCACGAGGAGCAGGCGGAGACGGAATTTCAGGTGAACACACGCGTCAGAGCCGTGAACGAGACTGACACCGGATACGTCGTTCAACTCGACGGAAGCGCCACGTACAGCGCGTGTTCCAACGGCGCGCACTCGGTTGCTGACGTGTGGCTCCACACCAACTACTTCGTCAACGAGACGACCGTTATCAGACTCGCCTACCCAGAGAACCGAACGACCAACCCCCGTACGAACGGCGGCAACGTCGTCGAGCACTAGAACAGTTAGTCCGCGAACGCTGGAACGACTAGTCCGCCGACCCGATGAGGCCAGCGTCCCGCAGGTCGCTCACGGAAATTTTTCGTCGTCGGGTGCGCTCCGCGCACCACTCCTCGAAAAAGTCCCGTAAAGAAAGGGCGCGCGCCAGAGGCGCGCTGAAACCCTCACTTCGTTCGGGTATGCTGCTCGTCAGTCCGCCGACCCGATCAGCCCAGCGTCCCGCAGGTCGTCGCCGTCCACGCTCGTCCGGTAGTCCTCCTTCTCCATGCCGTCGAATCGGTCGATACCGAAGTTCGTCTCGTAGAGGTCGGCGACGCGGGCCTGTTCCTCGTCGCTGAGCGCCGGAGTTTCGGGCGCGGCGGCCCACTCGTCGATATCGTCCTTCGAGCGGAACGTCGGCGTGACCGTGGCGACCTCGTCGAAGGAGAGGAGCCACTGGAGGGACGCCTGGCCCATCGTGCGCTCACCGTCTCGCTCTCGCGGCTTGTCGCCGCTCGAGCCTTCCGCGGAACTCCGTTCCGCGCGCTCCAGGAAGCGCAGTTCCTCGATCTTCTCCCAGCCGGTCTCGTACCACTCGTCCGGGCGGAAGCCGCGGTGGTCGCCCTCGCCGAGTTCCGTCTCGGGCGTGACCTGTTCGTTCAGGAGACCCGAGGAGTGGGGCACGCGCGGGATGAGCGAGGTGCTGGCGTCCTCCTCGCGGATCTTCTCGACGAAGTGCTGGTGGACGTCCTGCTCGAGGATGTTCCCGACGTACTGGACCGCGTCGAACTCCTCCTCGATGGCGAACTCGCCCTCCGCGAGCCACCCGATGGAGGGGCCGAGCGCCACGCCGATGGCGTCCGCGCGTCCGTCCTCCCGGAGTTCGTCCAGCAGTTCCAGGACGTCCGGCGTGAACTCCGCGACGTCCGGGTTGTGGAGCTGGAGGTAGTCCACGCTGTCCACGCCCAGACGGTCGAGGCTTCCTTCGACGGCGTCCCGGAGGTACTCGGCGTCCATCTCCTTCGGGAGTTCGCCGTGGCCGGCCTGCGGGTTGTTGTAGAAGTCGTAGCCCACCTTGGTGGCGACGGTCATCTCGTCGCCGCGCTCCGCGAGCACCTCGCCGAGCAGTTCCTCGCTGCGGCCGTGGCCGTAGACGTCGCCCGTGTCGAAGTACGTGATGCCCTGGTCGAGCGCGTACTCCACCATATCGAGCGCGTCGTCCTCGTCGCGGTCGCCCCACCAGTCGGTGCCGACGACCCACGCGCCGAACCCGACCTCGCTCACCTCGACACCGGAGTCTCCGAGTTCGCGGTGCTGCATGCGCGAGGGTTGGGGCGTGCGTCACTTAGCGCGTGCGGTTCTAGTAGACGTATCGAATGTCGTAGGTTCTCTCCAGGACATCTCCCGGGGCTTGCCAGAAAGCATCGACCGGCACGAGGGAATCCCGTTTTGTGACCACTCAGAAAGCCCCAGATGGCTACACTCCCGCGACTCGCTGCGCGCTTCGCTCGTCCCACTCGCTCCAGTGCTTACGTCGTCGGGGTTCGCGTAGCCATCTGACCCTTTCAGACCCACCCTACCGGCTGGTCAACCGACAGGGAGTGGGAACGAAAGGGGCGTTCACGGGCGGCGAAGCCGCCCGTTAGCTCGGGAGACCTTCGGTCTCCCGGTGGACGTCTCGACGAAGGCGGGCGACGTAAGCACGGAAGCGACTGAACGAAGTGAGGGAGCGACGCGCGCAGCGAGCCTCCCGAGTCGAGACGTCCGGGGTTTTCTGGGTGTTCTCAAAATCAACTGGTATAGCATCGTGAAACTCTCCTACGTGCCGAGTACCGGCAATCTTGAAGTTGTGGCGTGCGAGCACGTGAGCATGAACGCCGCCCTCCAGAGACGACTGAACTACGCCGTCGCGCTGCTCGCTGGACTGTTCGCCGCGGTGCTCGCACTCGGGTACGCCTTCTTCGGCATGGAGTACTTCCTGAGGTTCCTGTTCGTCCTCGTCGTCGGCGGCGGGCTCGTCGTCTTCCTCGGCTTCCTCACCGCCGACCTGCGCCGCGACCACGGCGAGTACACCGACGACGCCTGACCGATTGCGGGGGTTCCCGTCGGTACGGAAACCCCTTTGGGCGCGGGCCGACGAGGTTCAGGTATGACCAAGCGACACGTCTCCCTCCCTGAGTCCGCGGAGGCCACGCTCCGAGGGTTCGTCGACGAGGTGGACGACAGGCTCACGACAGCCGGGGACGACCCTGACGCGCTCGCGGACGCCGTGACGGAGACGGTCGTGGACCTGCACGGCGACCGGGACGCCTACGAGTCGTGGCAGAACGGCGAGCACGTCTCGCCGGTCGAGGAGGCGCGCCTGCAGAACTTCGACCCGCGGAACGCCACCCTCGAGTCCGAGTACTACGCGGAGAAAGACGAGGAACAGTACGCGCGCTCGAAGCCCCTGCAGTGGCTGTGGCGACAGTTCGACAACACGCCGCTCGCGGACAACGTGGAGTTCGCGCTGGCGTTCCGGGAGATGCTCGCCGGCCACCTGTTCGCGGACGTCGGGGAGAACGTCCGCCTGTTCAAGGACATCTCGATGACGTACGGCCACAACATCGAAATCGGTGACAACACCGTCGTGCACGACGACGTGCACCTCGACGACCGCGGCTACCTCAGCATCGGGGACCGCGCGAGCGTCTCGGACGGCGCGCACGTCTACACGCACGACCACGACGTCGTCGACCAGACCGAGGTGACGAACTTCCGCACGGAGATCGGCGACGACGCTCGCGTCACGCAGGGCGCGCTGGTTCGTGCGGGCGTCCGCATCGGAGAGAACGCCATCGTCGGCGCTCGTTCCGTCGTGCAGAACGACGTGCCACCCCACCACGTCGCGGTCGGGATGCCCGCCAAGAGCGTCAAGATCAAGCCCGGCTGGGAGTCCGTCGCGGAGTCCGTGGAGGACGCCAACGAGAACCGGCAGGCCGAGCGCCGCATCGAGGACGAGTTCCCCGAGGAGTTCGAGGCCTACGACGAGTTCCAGCGCGACCTCTCCCCGCCCGACGCGTAGTGCCCGACGGTACGCTCGACCGCTTGTCGCCTGACACCCGGTCCGTGTTCTCGCCGCCCGACACCCAGCCCGAGTTCTCCCTGTGGTGCCCTGATTCTGACCCGGCGTGGGCAAGGCTGAATAGGATTCGCGTGCTAACACGAACCATGGAGTGGGGGCTGTTCGTGGTCGCCGTCGCGCTCGTCGCGCTCCTCCAGATTGCCGTCTGGCGGCGCCTCCAGAGCGACGACGTCGACACCGCGGACGCGACCGAGTCGGCGGTCCAAAGCGACAGACTACTGCCTCCCGAGACGCCGCCCCAGCGCGAACAGGACGACCCGGGCGTGACGACGTGCCCGAGCTGCGGCGCCGACAACGAGACCGGATACCGGTTCTGCCGGGAGTGCGCGGAGACCCTGTACCTGTGACGGACAACGACGCGGGGCCGCGAGCGGTCGCCGTCAACGTCGGCGCGAACACCAACCAGCCGGGGTTTCGCGGCCCGCTCCGGGCCGACGGGTCGTTCGTCTACGTACCAATACCCGAAACTGAACCCACCACTGAACCGGTGCCGACGTACGCCGACCTCGACCTGCCGCTCTCGGTGCCAGCGGACCGCCGCGACACGCCGGTCCACCTCGACCCGACGTTCGCGGAGTACGCGTGCTGTGACCGCTACACCTACGGCGACCCGTACGGCGTGAAGGCCCGGCCGCTGCTGGACCTCTCGGCGGGCGACCGAGTGTACTTCTACGCCACGCTCGACGCGCCCGCGGACCGCGCCGACTGGATGGCCGCCGACTGGGGCGCGTACGTCATCGGCGAGTTCGAACTCGCCCGTGACCCCGTCTCGGGCGACGCGTTCCGCGACCTGCCGACAGCCGAGCGCGAGCGGTACGCGGGGAACGCACACCTCGCACGAGAGTCGTTCGACGCCGCCGTCGTGCTCGCCGGGGCCGGAAGCTCACGGCTGTACGACCGCGCGGTTCCGCTGAGTAGCGCGAGCGGGACGGACGCCAATCGTGCCGTCACCGAGTGGTCGGCGGACTCCGGGAAGGGACCCTGGTGGCGGCGACCGCTCCGGTACGACGCCAGCGGGGCCGAGCGCCTCCGCGAGTGGGTCCACCGAGAGCGCTATCCAGCCGTCCGTTGACGTCGTTCGTCGCTCGGTGCGGCCGTCGCCGTTACGTGACTCGCCGGCGTACGCTCGACCATGCTGGAACTGTACCAGTCCGAGAGCTGTCCGCACTCCGAGAAGGCGAGAGCGAGGCTCTCCGAACTCGGCCTCTCGTACGTCGCGCACAACCCCCGGTTCCCGGGCGACGAAGGCGGCGACGTCACGAACGAACAGACCCACCACGAGCTCTCGGCGATCGGCGGCGAGGACCAGATTCCGTTCCTCGTGGACACTGACCGCGAGGAGAGCGTGTACGAGGCAGAAGACATCATCGCGTACCTCGACGAACACTACGCGTAGCCGTCCGACCGCCCGCTGTGCCGCCGCCGTACTGTGGCGCGCGTCGACACTGACGGACTGTGTACACGGACTACCGCACCGCCGCCCGCACCGTCGTCTCCGCGCGCTCGTAGCGCCCGTCCTCGGTCACGCGGAACGCGTCGACCCGAACCACGAGACGGCCGGCGTCGACGGTTGCACGGAGCACCACCCCGCGACTCGTCACCACCACGTACGGCGGCGCGGCCACCGGCGAGGCCGCCAACTCCGCGCCCGCCGCGTCCACCGCGCCTGCAAGCACGTCGGGTAGTCGGTCGAGAACACCCGCCTCGTCGAGGCAGCCCTCCAGCGGCGTCGCTATCGCCCCGGCGTCCTCGACGCTGTCGGCGCCCCACGACGCCGCGACCGCGTCCGCGCACGAATCCAAACGCGTGACGACGCCGGTGTGCTCCTCGCGGACGAACTCACGAGCGGCGACCAGGTCCAGGGAACTCACTGTCGGGAGGTGCGTGACGACGACGAAAAGCGTTCTGAACGCGGCAGGCAGACGAACGAAATGAGACCGGGAGATGCGCTGGCCGGGACTCACGTGAGTGTAGCGAACGTGAGGTCGGCCAGCGCACGAGCTGTCGAACGGAGTGAGACTGCGAAATGCGCTGGCCGGGAATTGAACCCGGGCTATGAGCTTGGGAAGCTCATGTCCTACCACTAGACCACCAGCGCGCATCGCTTCGCTCGCGCGCTGAGGCTCGCAAACCCGTTGGGTTTGTTCACCACCAGCGCTCGCCACACTTGCGCTGTGCATCGGCGAACGTAGTTCGCCTCACCACCAGCGCGGGCGCAGAGGTGCTTCGTCTGCGATTTATCCGGGGCGACACTTGAACGTAGCGCTTCCCCGAACTGAACGCTCGTCCACGAATCCGGGGGGAGCGCGTGGCTTTTAGTCGCGCCCGGGCGAACGTCCGGCATGACCGGCCCCGACACCGTCGAGCCACTCGACCTTCGGTTCTCCGAGGACGAACTCGCCGAGCGCCGCGACCGCATCCAGACGTTCCTCCGTGACACCGTCGAGAGCGCGGGCGCGGAGCGCTGCGTGCTCGGCCTCTCCGGCGGCATCGACTCCACGACCGTCGCACACCTCGCAGTCGACGAACTCGGGGCTGACGCGCTCCACGGCCTCGTGATGCCGGGGTCGGCGTCCAGGGGCGAGAACATGAGCGACGCCGAGCGCGTCGCCGAGGACCTCGGCATCGAGTACGACGTCGTCGAAATCGACCCGTTCGTCGACCTGCTCACCGAGGCGTACCCGGCCGCCGAAGGCGACCGACTCGCCGTCGGGAACGCGAGAGCGCGCACCCGCGCGGTGCTGAACTACCTCGTGGCGAACCACGAGGACGGTCTCGTGCTCGGCACCGGCAACCGCACGGAGGCGCTCGCCGGCTACTTCACGAAGTACGGCGACCAGGCCGTCGACTGCAACCCCATCGGGAACCTCTACAAGATGCAGGTCCGACAGCTCGCCCGCGACCTCGGCGTCCCCGAGGACCTCGTGGCGAAGACGCCGACTGCGGGCCTCTGGCAGGGCCAGACCGACGAGGACGAGAT encodes:
- a CDS encoding DUF7577 domain-containing protein, translated to MEWGLFVVAVALVALLQIAVWRRLQSDDVDTADATESAVQSDRLLPPETPPQREQDDPGVTTCPSCGADNETGYRFCRECAETLYL
- a CDS encoding site-2 protease family protein — translated: MDIWMVLLVALGVYWAGVAFARARGWLPSFVSTTGPVLTLHTKRGKALLNWLATPKRAWRAWGNFGLGVALVVLVGTVFVLLMSATLTLANPPEPSAVTQPRNALVIPGVNDFLPLSVAPEIVAGLFVGMVVHEFGHGIMSRVEDIEVASMGAVFLAVLPIGAFVEPDEESQENADRGSKARMFAAGVTNNFLVVVLAFGLLFGPVAGALAVADGGLVGDVYSDSAAAQAGIEGGDRVVAVGGEQVANNTEFRNALRAADERAVSVTLAGGEQMTVDRHLLVTGVAANSPLAALAPENDDGAVRLATVNGTPVYTQSGLQNAVENRTTATFTTQNGTTVTAPAGAFVTVIPGAPAAASGLPAGGNAIVVSFGGERVASGDAFRDALDEYDPGATVEFVAYVNGTRDTYEMTLGEQDDGSSYFGGLIADGVSGVEATGFGAQLYPADRFLSLVSGDVSGSAYLAALFGTGAGVLVGFLQGVFGALYLPFIAIVDPTLAFNFAGIAGTNAGFYAVEGPLSVLPSSVVFVVANLLLWTGWINLNLGFFNCIPAFPLDGGHLLRTCAEAVTSRLPFGDRQAVTRAITTSVGLLMLTSLVVMLFGPQLLN
- a CDS encoding heme-binding protein; translation: MVDAPQTEEGWFALHDFRTVDWDAWRDAPERDRDAALEEVESYLTHREALAQADEGDSAVFSITGHKADLLFVHFRETLDEVDRIERQFEQTAFAGYTDQSHSYVSVTEISGYTSPEYFDDPESVDAGLRNYMEGKLTPDIPEDTYVSFYPMSKRRQPEQNWYDLDFEERADLMAGHGEVGKQYAGKIKQVIASSVGLDDWEWGVTLFADDLTDIKDIVYEMRFDEASSKYGEFGEFFVGRRFPPADLPAYMAGEEVPTPEDEGGHHGEGGHHHGDSGGHHGESDGHHGGDSGHHDHGSGGDESEDGDIRGDLEDLDIYAGQPHGEDVYATVLYSEADSDELFEEVDGLRGNFDHYDTHVKTAVYRGRKTDRAAVVSIWDTQSAADTAAGFLAELPEVVSRAGEESGFGTMGMFYETKPEHTEDFVEKFDTVADVLADMDGHHETDLMVNVEDENDMFIASQWASKDDAMAFFRSDAFSDTVDWGRDVLADRPRHVFLR
- a CDS encoding glutathione S-transferase N-terminal domain-containing protein, translated to MLELYQSESCPHSEKARARLSELGLSYVAHNPRFPGDEGGDVTNEQTHHELSAIGGEDQIPFLVDTDREESVYEAEDIIAYLDEHYA
- a CDS encoding NAD+ synthase, with protein sequence MTGPDTVEPLDLRFSEDELAERRDRIQTFLRDTVESAGAERCVLGLSGGIDSTTVAHLAVDELGADALHGLVMPGSASRGENMSDAERVAEDLGIEYDVVEIDPFVDLLTEAYPAAEGDRLAVGNARARTRAVLNYLVANHEDGLVLGTGNRTEALAGYFTKYGDQAVDCNPIGNLYKMQVRQLARDLGVPEDLVAKTPTAGLWQGQTDEDEMGVGYDTIDAVLAIHVDGGVPAAATATHLGVEESVVQRVRELYERSEHKRAMPPAP
- a CDS encoding PadR family transcriptional regulator; translation: MRKSGPPKGLVSYLVLELLEEKPRYGYEILKEIKSISGGHWEPSYGSVYPILYKFEDNGWAERIEVEDEPDRKYFELTDDGREELTEKRAEVGETGHDFADVILGFYHVFAALGTDERFEVENPEEGWRFDETFSAWIVEQVVRHHEYYYEEFERIPDTPEEFAERMDIE
- a CDS encoding acyltransferase; its protein translation is MTKRHVSLPESAEATLRGFVDEVDDRLTTAGDDPDALADAVTETVVDLHGDRDAYESWQNGEHVSPVEEARLQNFDPRNATLESEYYAEKDEEQYARSKPLQWLWRQFDNTPLADNVEFALAFREMLAGHLFADVGENVRLFKDISMTYGHNIEIGDNTVVHDDVHLDDRGYLSIGDRASVSDGAHVYTHDHDVVDQTEVTNFRTEIGDDARVTQGALVRAGVRIGENAIVGARSVVQNDVPPHHVAVGMPAKSVKIKPGWESVAESVEDANENRQAERRIEDEFPEEFEAYDEFQRDLSPPDA
- a CDS encoding aldo/keto reductase — its product is MQHRELGDSGVEVSEVGFGAWVVGTDWWGDRDEDDALDMVEYALDQGITYFDTGDVYGHGRSEELLGEVLAERGDEMTVATKVGYDFYNNPQAGHGELPKEMDAEYLRDAVEGSLDRLGVDSVDYLQLHNPDVAEFTPDVLELLDELREDGRADAIGVALGPSIGWLAEGEFAIEEEFDAVQYVGNILEQDVHQHFVEKIREEDASTSLIPRVPHSSGLLNEQVTPETELGEGDHRGFRPDEWYETGWEKIEELRFLERAERSSAEGSSGDKPRERDGERTMGQASLQWLLSFDEVATVTPTFRSKDDIDEWAAAPETPALSDEEQARVADLYETNFGIDRFDGMEKEDYRTSVDGDDLRDAGLIGSAD